The following are encoded together in the Carassius auratus strain Wakin chromosome 34, ASM336829v1, whole genome shotgun sequence genome:
- the LOC113053421 gene encoding poly [ADP-ribose] polymerase 4-like, translated as MTVFENCTVVLDVKNLPFKEKNKLRLALLENGGNISYVINKECSFVVTSSVNDLSSNRQRSIQKLQIPVVGTQYVWSCLDQGHLLPLTEHDLAPQLAYPGSQFLPRSEVKESTHKLEKEKFKGHTDITKTELEKGGPRPDRFRVYKEGDHGLPEFPSYFQVAKYSVFERVKPKALSVLELQSAKGRAGQQYRVLCSVLREAETAVVQDKLVFCVRSEDAVEAYLQLMKEMETEGFTKTHTLPPEVERLASYSLQQLLLEEKLNCSTLSQEVGVFVELVWTEALGSLSNILTVPVSRISLNDVSRVEGLLLQAQKTEKEDEVKALLEEVNTLLPLRMIDPPSKHKLVSQKLDLCQLIRDIVNVSEATLGIPSLSSLGKYRALRCSIEVVPPQNPEFHVVSQLLQDRPVQIQQILRVSRGVELQMFREDLGNIKPLLHSTSSSSFVGILSRGLLLPRVGVEQHGIERTDIGNLGGGIYFSDSLKTSVKYSKPSVTDGSRLLLVCEVALGRCKDLLKKDTTLTCAPDGCHSVHGVRRSPSRLSDFEDDEFVVYNTEQIRMKYVVQYSLEGDELKEFQPHINTQLMQITDTTADVLSSDDGEGLESTKNPLEEMNAGLLDSSGQKLPLQAVNVKCKLMDLLCQVIIFQTYTNQSAVPIEAKYVFPLEETAAVCGFEAFINGKHVIGKVKEKEQARKEYKQAIEKGHGAYLMDQDAPDVFTISVGNLPPGATVLIKVTFITELLVRSGSIIFSLSGSVAPWQQSAALNQTTQATVEKIGVTELQSEGEFSLSMSIEMPYEIINLSSSHRIKTKRTDCKAVISTLPGQTLGSEGLQVSFSLSNIHMPRMWVENHPDKDSQACMLVFYPDFKSIGVSSSGGPSSVSDVVILLDSSKSMRGDAMLNARRIALQVLKSLDHSLKINIISFSTDYKEAFPAPLPLFEASEAARKFIMSCSGSGGSTDLWRPLRILSLLPPCWGVRNILLLSDGHVQNQPLTLQLVRENSCHTRLFTCGLSLTANRHMLRALAQAGGGTYEFFDTKMKHTWTEKVRAQVERMESPGCRSVAVKWQQFSPTAPRPVQAPSQLHALFSDCHSLVYGFVPHCTQATLFGDLSGQEIKTMVSTTELQKTKGTFLHKLTARAIIRDYEDGILGNSEAEHEGKKAELKSYIIELSKEFSILSQFTSFVAIEERDQNELDTGFTDIPKIISEEDVDILPYMGWTEEKPKDIESKELSSSSSSYHVLDKDYMEECIWNKISFEMDHYEMAEPPVSQPLCYAACTIQSPPHSESSTFGFIGSHKDFTDSDEFGISTPEPLTKARRRRAYPMTCSDRLPLQDAEMPSCYSSMSDERCFNETACYLSRKKRGKARLPQRFSRPQDTLSKLRSKSDTVAWNELFDLQHEDGYWECTDRLSSFLNLDIDFFANVFLKEKGIRSFGVKAHADILRLVATLLVLQLIRVKKLAVGQLLESLLRLKESQEPRPMYWEAVKRAVDWACRTDRQYPCVCSRLEIGWDWESSTRQLLGCDSPHPYSPLRPVLERRTGVSVM; from the exons ATGACAGTGTTTGAAAACTGTACTGTGGTGTTAGATGTCAAAAATCTGCCTTTTAAAGAGAAGAATAAACTGAGACTAGCTCTTCTGGAGAATGGAGGAAACATCTCATATGTCATCAACAAAGAG TGCTCTTTTGTAGTCACTAGCAGTGTGAATGACCTGAGCAGTAACCGGCAGCGCAGCATCCAGAAGCTCCAGATCCCAGTGGTCGGGACGCAGTATGTGTGGAGCTGTCTGGACCAAGGGCATCTCCTGCCTTTGACGGAGCATGATTTGGCCCCACAGCTGGCGTATCCCGGCTCTCAATTCCTTCCCCGTTCAG agGTAAAAGAGTCGACACACAAACTAGAAAAAGAGAAGTTCAAAGGTCACACTGATATCACAAAGACTGAGCTTGAGAAGGGTGGACCCCGTCCTGACAGGTTCAG AGTTTATAAAGAAGGCGACCATGGGCTGCCTGAATTTCCTTCTTATTTTCAAGTAGCCAAGTATTCGGTTTTTGAGAGG GTCAAACCCAAGGCTTTGTCTGTTTTGGAGCTGCAGAGTGCCAAAGGCCGAGCAGGCCAGCAGTATCGTGTGTTGTGTTCAGTCTTGCGTGAAGCTGAG ACCGCTGTGGTTCAAGACAAGCTTGTGTTCTGCGTGAGGTCTGAAGATGCAGTGGAAGCATATCTGCAGCTGATGAAGGAGATGGAGACAGAGGGattcacaaagacacacacacttcCCCCTGAGGTTGAGCGCTTGGCATCCTACAGCCTGCAGCAG CTGCTGTTGGAGGAGAAGCTGAACTGCAGCACATTATCACAGGAAGTTGGTGTCTTTGTGGAGCTGGTTTGGACTGAAGCTCTCGGGTCCCTTAGTAACATCCTGACAGTCCCTGTCTCCAGAATCAGCCTCAATGAT GTGAGCAGGGTGGAGGGATTGTTACTGCAGGCACAAAAGACGGAGAAAGAGGATGAAGTCAAAGCCCTGCTGGAGGAGGTCAACACTCTTCTACCCCTCAGAATGATCGACCCTCCTTCCAAACACAAGCTTGTGTCTCAGAAGCTAGACCTTTGTCAG CTGATCAGAGATATTGTAAATGTCAGTGAGGCCACTCTGGGAATCCCCTCGCTCTCGTCTTTGGGAAAGTATCGAGCTCTGAGGTGCAGCATTGAGGTTGTTCCACCACAAAACCCTGAGTTTCATGTTGTCTCTCAACTGCTTCAGGACAG GCCTGTTCAGATTCAGCAGATACTGCGTGTCAGCAGAGGGGTGGAGCTTCAGATGTTTAGGGAGGATTTAGGCAACATTAAACCCCTCCTCCACTCCACTAGTTCCAGCAGCTTTGTTGGAATACTGTCACG AGGTCTGCTGCTGCCCAGGGTTGGAGTTGAACAGCATGGGATCGAGAGAACGGATATCGGGAATCTTGGAGGAGGAATCTACTTCAGTGACTCTCTAAA GACTAGTGTGAAATACTCCAAGCCCAGTGTAACTGACGGCTCTCGGCTGCTGTTGGTGTGTGAAGTGGCTTTGGGTCGGTGTAAGGACCTGCTGAAGAAAGACACCACTTTGACTTGCGCTCCTGACGGCTGTCACAGTGTACACGGAGTCCGCCGCTCTCCCAGCAGACTCTCTGACTTTGAG GATGATGAGTTTGTCGTCTATAACACAGAGCAGATCAGAATGAAGTATGTGGTCCAGTACAGTCTGGAGGGGGACGAGTTAAAAGAGTTCCAGCCTCATATTAACACTCAGCTCATGCAGATCACGGACACAACCGCTGATGTCT TGTCCAGTGATGACGGTGAGGGATTGGAGTCCACTAAGAATCCTCTAGAGGAGATGAACGCAGGTTTGCTGGACAGCAGTGGTCAGAAACTTCCTCTACAGGCTGTCAATGTGAAGTGCAAGCTGATGGACCTGCTGTGTCAG GTCATCATTTTTCAGACCTACACAAACCAGAGTGCTGTTCCCATTGAAGCAAAGTATGTCTTTCCACTGGAGGAGACGGCAGCAGTGTGTGGATTTGAAGCCTTTATCAATGGAAAACACGTCATTGGAAAG GTAAAGGAAAAAGAGCAGGCTCGTAAGGAGTACAAGCAAGCCATAGAGAAAGGCCATGGAGCCTACCTGATGGACCAGGATGCACCT GATGTATTTACTATCAGTGTGGGGAATCTTCCTCCTGGAGCCACAGTTCTGATCAAAGTGACGTTCATCACTGAGCTGCTGGTCAGATCAGGCTCTATAATCTTCTCACTGTCCGGCAGCGTGGCACCATGGCAACAGAGCGCCGCCCTTAATCAGACAACTCAG GCAACTGTTGAAAAGATTGGTGTGACGGAGCTTCAGTCAGAGGG aGAGTTTTCTCTGTCTATGTCGATTGAAATGCCTTATGAGATCATCAACTTGAGCTCTTCACACCGCATCAAAACCAAG AGGACAGACTGTAAGGCAGTGATCAGCACGTTACCGGGACAGACTCTGGGATCTGAAGGGTTACAGGTGTCCTTCAGTCTTTCTAATATCCACATGCCCAGGATGTGGGTCGAGAACCATCCGGATAAAGATAGTCAG GCCTGCATGCTGGTGTTTTATCCTGACTTTAAGTCAATCGGGGTGTCCAGCTCTGGAGGTCCGTCCAGTGTGAGCGATGTGGTCATTCTACTGGACTCCTCCAAGTCCATGCGGGGAGACGCCATGCTAAACGCTCGCAGGATTGCCCTTCAAGTCCTCAAATCTCTGGATCACTCACTGAAGATCAACATCATCTCTTTCAGCACTG aTTACAAGGAAGCGTTTCCTGCCCCATTGCCTTTATTTGAGGCATCTGAAGCAGCCAGAAAGTTTATTATG TCGTGTAGCGGCTCTGGTGGCAGCACTGATCTGTGGCGGCCTCTCCGGATCCTGAGTCTGCTGCCTCCCTGCTGGGGCGTGAGGAACATCCTGCTGCTCTCTGATGGACATGTTCAGAACCAGCCTCTGACCCTACAGCTGGTCCGAGAAAACTCCTGCCACACGCGCCTCTTCACCTGCGGACTCAG CTTGACAGCCAATCGTCATATGCTCAGAGCTTTGGCTCAGGCAGGTGGAGGAACATATGAATTTTTTGACACAAAGATGAAACACACTTGGACAGAGAAG GTGCGTGCTCAGGTTGAGCGTATGGAGTCTCCAGGCTGCAGATCAGTGGCAGTGAAGTGGCAGCAGTTTAGTCCCACAGCGCCCCGTCCTGTTCAAGCCCCTTCACAGCTTCACGCCCTCTTCAGTGACTGTCACTCTCTGGTGTACGGCTTTGTGCCTCACTGCACTCAG GCCACACTGTTTGGTGATTTGAGTGGACAAGAGATCAAAACCATGGTTTCCACCACAGAACTACAAAAGACAAAAGGAACT ttcctTCACAAGTTAACAGCAAGAGCGATCATCAGAGACTATGAAGATGGCATTCTAGGCAACAGTGAGGCAGAACACGAG GGGAAGAAAGCAGAGCTGAAGTCCTACATCATTGAGCTCAGTAAAGAGTTCTCCATCTTGTCCCAGTTCACAAGTTTTGTCGCCATTGAAGAGAGG GACCAGAATGAGCTTGACACTGGATTCACAGATATTCCTAAAATCATATCAGAAGAGGATGTGGATATTTTACCATACATGGGCTGGACTGAAGAGAAGCCGAAAGAT atagaATCAAAAGAATTGTCCAGTAGCAGCTCCTCGTATCATGTTTTGGATAAGGATTACATGGAAGAATGCATCTGGAATAAAATATCTTTTGAAATGGATCATTACGAAATGGCAGAACCACCTGTCTCTCAGCCATTATGTTATGCTGCTTGTACCATCCAGAGTCCTCCTCATTCTGAGAGTAGTACTTTCGGTTTCATAGGCTCACACAAGGATTTCACAGATTCGGATGAGTTTGGTATTTCCACTCCAGAGCCTTTGACAAAGGCTCGCCGTCGCCGGGCTTACCCTATGACTTGTAGTGACAGGCTTCCCCTTCAAGATGCCGAAATGCCTTCTTGTTATTCCTCCATGAGTGACGAGCGTTGCTTTAACGAGACTGCCTGTTATTTATCtaggaaaaaaagaggaaaggCACGCTTGCCACAACGTTTTTCACGACCTCAAGACACTTTGTCAAAACTGAGAAGTAAATCTGACACAGTGGCCTGGAATGAGCTGTTTGACCTTCAGCATGAG GATGGATACTGGGAGTGCACTGACAGGCTGAGCAGCTTCCTCAACCTGGACATAGACTTTTTTGCCAATGTCTTCCTTAAGGAGAAAGGCATCCGTTCTTTTG GTGTGAAGGCTCATGCTGACATTCTGAGGCTGGTGGCGACTCTGCTGGTGCTGCAGCTGATCCGGGTGAAGAAGCTGGCAGTGGGACAGCTGCTCGAGTCTCTCCTCCGGCTGAAAGAGTCCCAGGAGCCTAG ACCGATGTACTGGGAAGCAGTGAAGAGGGCCGTGGACTGGGCCTGCCGGACAGACAGACAGTATCCGTGTGTGTGCAGCAGGCTGGAGATCGGCTGGGATTGGGAATCATCTACACGTCAACTACTGGGCTGTGATTCTCCACACCCATATTCCCCACTCAGACCTGTTCTGGAGAGACGTACAGGTGTATCAGTCATGTAG